A genomic window from Lotus japonicus ecotype B-129 chromosome 1, LjGifu_v1.2 includes:
- the LOC130729830 gene encoding uncharacterized protein LOC130729830: MEKPTSSWCRHAFSWFSRCDVVMNNLSEAFNSAIILARDKPILTMMEWIRTYVMGRFPAMMEKLNKHPGQIMPRSLKRISHEVDHSKNWVTRAVGVLMFEVRHLITLERHVINLRDRTCCCNFWQLNGFPCRHAVAAISFHGHDPKAYVHECYQRAAYRATYENLVTPLPGPNQWIVTPHDPVCIMPPLYKRRAGRPKKLRRRDPCDDLNPSKLKRGGAAWKCSRCKQYRHNKKTCKNPIQEDQPAGNDGAEDGPQNDVPEAEPQNDGPEDGQNDGPAENQKKTKKKGFKKCSRCKQYGHYKNKCKNNPEIIPIFQAPAPSLPGIVIREPSNNLTAPAPVPLTSGKGKEKVHDAPRSEVQNWSQGYTVTRNHGAASTSASILQVGTASETSRTVDGAAAVTGNDFPMASGDQQVVEDTLPTQCSVVLDKTVGESS, translated from the exons ATGGAGAAGCCAACTTCAAGCTGGTGCAGACATGCTTTTAGTTGGTTCTCTAGATGTGATGTGGTTATGAACAACCTATCAGAAGCCTTCAATTCTGCAATTATATTGGCCAGAGACAAACCTATCCTAACCATGATGGAGTGGATTAGGACCTATGTCATGGGAAGGTTCCCAGCAATGATGGAGAAGCTGAACAAGCATCCTGGACAAATCATGCCTAGGTCATTGAAGAGGATATCACATGAGGTTGACCACAGTAAGAACTGGGTCACTAGGGCTGTTGGTGTTCTAATGTTTGAGGTTCGCCATCTAATCACTTTGGAGAGACATGTTATCAACTTGAGGGATAGGACTTGTTGCTGTAATTTCTGGCAGTTGAATGGCTTTCCATGCAGACATGCAGTGGCTGCAATTTCTTTTCATGGCCATGATCCAAAGGCCTATGTACATGAGTGCTACCAGAGGGCTGCTTATAGAGCAACATATGAGAATCTTGTCACACCATTACCTGGACCTAACCAGTGGATTGTTACTCCACATGATCCTGTATGCATTATGCCACCATTGTATAAGAGAAGAGCTGGTAGGCCCAAGAAATTGAGGAGAAGAGACCCATGTGATGATCTTAATCCAAGTAAATTAAAGAGAGGGGGTGCAGCTTGGAAGTGCAGCAGATGCAAGCAATACAGGCACAATAAGAAGACCTGTAAGAACCCTATTCAGGAAGACCAACCTGCTGGGAATGATGGAGCTGAGGATGGACCACAAAATGATGTACCTGAGGCTGAACCACAAAATGATGGACCTGAGGATGGACAGAATGATGGACCTGCTGAgaatcaaaagaaaacaaag AAAAAGGGTTTTAAGAAATGCAGTAGATGCAAGCAGTATGGGCACTATAAAAACAAATGTAAGAACAACCCTGAAATCATCCCCATATTTCAAGCTCCTGCTCCTTCTCTTCCTGGTATTGTTATCAGGGAGCCAAGCAATAATCTCACTGCACCTGCCCCAGTACCTCTTACTTCTGGAAAAGGG AAGGAAAAAGTCCATGATGCTCCAAGATCTGAGGTTCAAAATTGGAGTCAAGGATATACTGTGACAAGGAATCATGGAGCTGCAAGCACTTCTGCTTCTATCCTCCAAGTTGGGACTGCATCTGAGACTTCCAGGACAGTAGATGGGGCTGCAGCTGTTACAGGAAATGATTTTCCCATGGCTTCAGGAGATCAACAAGTTGTTGAAGACACTTTACCAACACAGTGCAGCGTTGTCTTGGACAAAACTGTGGGAGAATCTTCTTGA
- the LOC130722113 gene encoding uncharacterized protein LOC130722113, translating into MVFTFIVRHGGWFGTSPYCHYFGGGRSVFPDQDEDRWSYIDTVDMIKELGYKEFNLWWSYIDTTEDVPKEVFRPYKSDSDALEMATIAASKGEGVLFVENLSKEPLSMHVRNFEPIVPSVVNEKEKARKKKAQPTKMKTVRRSHRLQAVVRKSNNLGKPSLVVISDDEDLHGEVTLHSQFPIDENVPENGIAPDVTVSEPLQVTENVPENLSAPMAPAVDEIVPEVQVVPENVPEVQVVPENLVESDNNIPKVIDGDDDQSDVSNQGIRLEDSEEERDLQQEDELTNPAFVEAEDLLNKHITQMLNGRSADGMGMAFGDDPDFDGGYESEDLESVATDSEMEDVPRRRYPKFVEERLGPDFKFILGMDFASLDQFKEALTDVCVTNGREYKFLKNDSIRCRVACRSDDCPWLILCSKVGNKKSYRIKTLVDNHTCARVFDNKSENIKWVKKKLLNTVRTVNKISTNEIVDDFRVNLGTGITRYRAWKGKQLATEEVEGAVELQYTLLWRFSNELRARSAGNTCKMSFESPRTTLFPRFSRYYMCLDGCKRGFLAGCRPFIGLDGCHLKTKHGGILLAAVGRDANEQYFPLAFAVVESETKDSWRWFMELLMDDIDPTRSSRWVFISDQQKGLMEVFKEDMLQGVEHRLCVRHLYANMKTKFGGGVLLRDLMMAAAKATYELLSTG; encoded by the exons ATGGTGTTTACCTTCATTGTTCGCCATGGTGGTTGGTTTGGAACCTCCCCTTACTGCCATTATTTTGGTGGTGGTCGAAGTGTTTTTCCTGATCAAGATGAAGATAGATGGTCATACATTGACACTGTTGACATGATCAAAGAGCTGGGATACAAGGAGTTTAATTTGTGGTGGTCATACATTGACACTACTGAGGATGTTCCTAAAGAAGTGTTCAGGCCTTACAAATCTGATTCTGATGCACTGGAAATGGCTACGATTGCTGCTTCAAAGGGTGAAGGTGTCTTGTTTGTTGAAAATCTGTCAAAAGAGCCACTCTCAATGCATGTTAGAAATTTTGAACCAATTGTACCTTCTGTGGTGAATGAAAAAGAGAAAGCTAGAAAGAAGAAGGCTCAACCAACAAAGATGAAAACTGTTAGAAGGTCCCACCGGTTACAAGCTGTGGTGAGGAAATCAAATAACTTGGGCAAGCCAAGCCTAGTTGTTatttctgatgatgaggacttGCATGGTGAAGTCACTCTTCATTCTCAGTTTCCAATTGATGAAAATGTTCCTGAAAATGGGATTGCTCCTGATGTTACAGTGTCTGAACCTTTGCAGGTTACTGAAAATGTGCCTGAAAATTTGAGTGCTCCAATGGCTCCAGCTGTTGATGAAATTGTGCCTGAAGTCCAGGTTGTTCCTGAAAATGTGCCTGAAGTCCAGGTTGTTCCTGAAAACTTGGTTGAATCCGACAATAATATTCCAAAAGTtattgatggagatgatgatcAGAGTGATGTGTCTAATCAAGGCATTAGACTTGAGGatagtgaagaagaaagagacctTCAACAAGAAGATGAATTAACGAACCCAGCTTTTGTAGAGGCAGAGGATTTGTTGAATAAGCATATCACACAAATGCTTAATGGTAGGTCTGCTGATGGTATGGGGATGGCTTTTGGGGATGACCCTGACTTTGATGGAGGGTATGAGAGTGAAGATTTGGAAAGTGTGGCAACTGATTCTGAGATGGAAGATGTTCCTAGGAGAAGATACCCAAAGTTTGTGGAGGAGCGTTTGGGCCCAGATTTCAAATTCATTCTTGGAATGGACTTTGCATCCCTTGATCAGTTCAAGGAAGCTCTAACTGATGTTTGTGTAACGAATGGCAGAGAATACAAATTCCTGAAAAATGATAGCATTAGGTGCAGGGTGGCGTGTAGAAGTGATGATTGTCCATGGCTCATTCTGTGTAGCAAGGTTGGTAACAAGAAATCTTACAGAATCaaaactctagttgataaccaCACATGTGCTAGAGTGTTTGATAATAAGTCTGAAAATATAAAGTGGGTGAAGAAGAAGCTGTTGAATACAGTCAGGACAGTCAACAAAATCAGCACCAATGAAATTGTAGATGACTTCAGAGTTAACCTTGGGACTGGTATAACCAGATACAGAGCATGGAAAGGCAAACAGTTGGCAactgaagaggttgaaggtgcTGTTGAATTACAGTATACCCTCTTGTGGAGATTTAGTAATGAATTGAGAGCAAGGTCAGCAGGAAACACATGCAAGATGAGCTTTGAATCACCCAGAACCACATTGTTTCCTAGATTCAGCAGATATTATATGTGCTTGGATGGCTGTAAAAGAGGGTTTCTAGCTGGATGCAGGCCATTCATAGGCTTGGATGGATGCCATCTCAAGACTAAACATGGAGGGATACTGTTGGCAGCAGTTGGTAGAGATGCAAACGAGCAGTATTTCCCTCTAGCCTTTGCTGTTGTTGAATCTGAAACCAAAGATAGTTGGAGATGGTTTATGGAGCTTTTGATGGATGACATAGACCCCACAAGATCAAGCAGATGGGTATTTATCTCCGATCAACAAAAG GGATTGATGGAGGTCTTCAAAGAAGATATGCTGCAAGGTGTTGAACATAGACTATGTGTAAGGCATCTTTATGCAAACATGAAAACTAAATTTGGAGGTGGTGTGCTTCTAAGGGACCTAATGATGGCTGCTGCCAAGGCTACATATGAA TTGCTTTCCACTGGTTGA